Within the Calorimonas adulescens genome, the region TGCTGGACAGGTTTAAAGAGGGTGCCATATGTATCGGCCAGGGGTTTAAAGGTGTAGCTGGTGATGGGGTTGGGGTAGGAAGGTGTACATCGGAGTTTAACTCTTATGTAGATGGTTGCCCTCCGGTTGCGAGCCGTATCGTTGATTTTTTGAGCACAAAAATATAATGGCTGGTGTATGTGAAATTTTAGCTGCTTCAGTGTTGACAAAAATAGTGTGACTCGCTATAATATTAGACGTACTTAAAAATAATACCTGTGCGCCCGTAGCTCAGCAGGATAGAGCAACGGTTTCCTAAACCGTGTGTCGGACGTTCGAGTCGTCTCGGGCGCACCATTTATTAGGGTGAATATGATTCACGATTTTTTTATGCATGAGGCTTTAAATGAGGCGAGAAAAGCGCTTAATAATGGTGAGGTACCCGTAGGTGCTGTAGTTGTTATGGGTGATAAAGTGGTAGGCAGAGGATACAACATGCGCGAGATGTTGTATGATGCCACTGCCCATGCAGAGATCCTTGCCATCAGAGATGCCAACGCTAATCTCAAGAGATGGCGTCTGGAAGGATGTACGATGTATGTGACATTAGAACCATGTCCGATG harbors:
- a CDS encoding nucleoside deaminase, which produces MIHDFFMHEALNEARKALNNGEVPVGAVVVMGDKVVGRGYNMREMLYDATAHAEILAIRDANANLKRWRLEGCTMYVTLEPCPMCAGAIILSRMDMVVIGAQDPRMGFCGSVYNIIEDRRLGKTPEVITGILEDECQRILKDFFNRKR